In Malus sylvestris chromosome 15, drMalSylv7.2, whole genome shotgun sequence, a single genomic region encodes these proteins:
- the LOC126601743 gene encoding wall-associated receptor kinase-like 14, with product MILHILHQKSLAFITVVSVLTLSTSIAAIAKAQNSSSCIPTCGSGKSAKTVRYPFGFSPSCAIPLNCSDKNEITLGKFRVQNVTPNGIFVNLPAKCNRRVESVARLFSSNFSPTWNNSLLLQNCSAPQNGCIIPADFVRKQFNLESCRSSADNISCLSQQHNQSEVIRISDLTRTGCKNLFGSFAVQSGGEWPLSLEFETVELGWWVEGPCDCDANATCTTVKLGDGMPEGYRCRCNDGFDGDGFNLGWGCRRVSECSPSKYMSGRCGGTTRVGALIGGVIAGAFLMAGLFLLCYFVRRRSTCLRNRMSARRLLSEAAGNSNVSLFPYKEIARATNCFAEKQRLGTGAFGTVYAGKLHNDEWVAIKKINRRDTNGVDQVMNEIKLLSSVSHPNLVRLLGCCIEGGEQILVYEYMPNGTLSEHLQRERGQGLPWTIRLTIASETANAIAYLHSEMNPPIYHRDIKSTNILLDYNYKSKVADFGLSRLGMTESSYISTAPQGTPGYVDPQYHQNFHLSDKSDVYSFGVVLVEIITAMKVVDFARPQCEVNLAALAIDRIGKGCVDEIVDPFLEPDRDAWTLYSVNKVAELAFRCLAFHSDMRPSMTEVAEELEFVRRSGWATMKENICMGSSVASSCSSPYNGSEKSFGGATAKKAGIRSQRSIVSLRVDSSLASMEEDKDSSPVSVHDPWLSEQSSPSTNSLLGNVVK from the exons ATGATTCTCCACATTCTCCACCAAAAGTCTCTGGCTTTCATCACCGTCGTCAGCGTCCTTACCCTTTCAACCTCCATAGCCGCCATAGCCAAAGCTCAAAACTCGAGCTCCTGCATACCCACATGCGGATCGGGAAAATCAGCCAAAACTGTTCGCTATCCATTTGGATTCTCACCGAGCTGCGCAATCCCATTGAACTGTTCTGACAAAAACGAGATCACACTCGGCAAATTCAGAGTCCAAAACGTCACCCCAAACGGCATCTTCGTCAACCTCCCTGCAAAATGCAACCGTCGGGTCGAATCCGTGGCCCGACTCTTCAGCTCGAACTTCAGCCCGACTTGGAACAACAGCCTTCTCCTCCAGAATTGCTCGGCGCCGCAAAACGGCTGCATCATTCCGGCCGATTTCGTTCGGAAGCAGTTCAATTTAGAGAGCTGCAGGTCCAGCGCCGATAACATCAGCTGCCTGTCGCAGCAGCACAATCAGTCGGAGGTTATACGAATTTCGGACTTGACTCGGACTGGGTGCAAGAACTTGTTCGGGTCGTTTGCGGTTCAGTCGGGTGGGGAGTGGCCTCTCTCGCTGGAGTTCGAGACGGTGGAGTTGGGATGGTGGGTCGAGGGACCCTGCGACTGCGATGCGAATGCCACGTGTACTACGGTGAAGCTCGGCGATGGGATGCCGGAAGGGTACCGATGTAGATGCAATGATGGGTTCGACGGCGACGGGTTCAATCTCGGGTGGGGTTGCCGGAGAG TTTCCGAGTGCAGTCCATCAAAGTACATGTCTGGTCGCTGTGGGGGAACAACTAGAGTTGGTGCTCTTATTGGAG GGGTTATTGCTGGAGCTTTCTTAATGGCCGGTCTATTTCTTCTCTGTTACTTTGTTCGACGTCGTTCAACTTGCTTGAGAAACCGAATGAGCGCAAGGCGCCTCCTAAGCGAAGCGGCAGGCAACTCTAATGTTTCATTATTCCCCTATAAAGAAATAGCGAGAGCCACTAACTGCTTCGCTGAAAAACAAAGGCTGGGCACAGGGGCTTTTGGTACAGTTTATGCAGGAAAACTCCACAACGATGAGTGGGTTGCCATAAAGAAGATCAACCGTCGAGACACCAATGGCGTTGATCAAGTCATGAATGAGATCAAACTCCTTTCCTCTGTGAGCCACCCGAATCTGGTGCGCCTCTTAGGTTGCTGCATAGAGGGAGGTGAACAGATCCTCGTCTATGAATATATGCCTAATGGAACTCTATCTGAACATCTTCAACGAGAGAGGGGCCAAGGACTTCCGTGGACCATAAGGCTCACCATCGCCTCTGAAACTGCTAATGCTATAGCTTATCTCCATTCAGAAATGAATCCACCAATCTATCATAGAGATATCAAATCCACCAATATACTCCTGGATTACAACTACAAGTCAAAGGTAGCAGATTTTGGTCTTTCTCGACTTGGGATGACAGAATCGTCATACATATCAACGGCTCCACAAGGGACTCCGGGCTATGTGGATCCTCAATACCATCAAAACTTCCATCTTTCCGATAAAAGTGATGTTTACAGTTTTGGGGTAGTATTAGTAGAGATTATAACCGCGATGAAGGTGGTTGATTTTGCTCGACCTCAATGTGAAGTTAACTTGGCTGCACTTGCTATCGATAGGATTGGGAAGGGATGCGTGGACGAGATAGTTGATCCCTTTCTTGAGCCAGATAGGGATGCATGGACTCTTTATTCTGTTAACAAGGTGGCTGAGCTTGCATTTCGATGCCTTGCTTTTCACAGTGACATGAGGCCTTCTATGACAGAGGTGGCAGAAGAACTGGAGTTTGTCCGGCGCAGCGGGTGGGCAACAATGAAGGAAAACATATGCATGGGATCATCAGTGGCGTCGTCTTGTTCATCACCATATAATGGAAGTGAGAAGTCATTCGGAGGTGCGACGGCTAAGAAGGCCGGTATACGAAGCCAAAGATCAATAGTTTCACTGAGGGTAGATAGCTCTCTAGCTTCCATGGAAGAGGACAAGGATAGCTCTCCTGTTTCTGTACACGATCCTTGGTTAAGTGAACAGAGTTCACCTTCAACAAATAGCTTATTAGGCAATGTAGTAAAGTGA